Proteins encoded in a region of the Flavobacterium sp. MDT1-60 genome:
- a CDS encoding sodium:solute symporter: MQLFDWIVLIVTLLFIVGYGSWKTKGSKNVEDFILGNNETPWYTVGLSVMATQASAITFLSTPGQAYHDGMGFVQFYFGLPIAMIVICVTFIPLYHKNKVYTAYEFLEKRFDVKTRSLAAILFLVQRGLGTGLTIYAPAIILSALLGWNLTLMNIIIGLLVIIYTFSGGTKAVNVTQKQQMFVIMSGMFITFFLILHYLPNDMTFTSAMHIAGANDKMNIVDFSFDPEEKYTFWSGITGGFFLALAYFGTDQSQVGRYLSGKSVRESQMGLIMNGLLKVPMQFFILLTGVMVFVFFQFNPVPLNFNPNNKIVIEKSAYKEEYHALEKKLITLSEDKKVINLLYIDQLNQDYDNPILRKELVALSNKEKDLRDRAKEIISKADSNSETNDKDYVFFHFILHYLPKGLIGLLLAVILSAAMSSTASGLNALASTTAIDIYKRNLKTEKSEKHYLNATKFFTLFWGVIAILFACVGTLFENLIQLVNIIGSIFYGTVLGIFLVGFYLRRVQAKPMFYSAIISQITIFIIYYFMIYTQEKLGYLWLNFIGAMLTIVLALLMQVLFFKGKPDVEEVVLE, encoded by the coding sequence ATGCAACTATTTGACTGGATCGTACTGATTGTTACCCTTTTATTCATTGTTGGATATGGTTCCTGGAAAACTAAAGGAAGTAAAAATGTTGAAGATTTCATTTTAGGAAACAACGAAACACCTTGGTATACCGTAGGGCTTTCAGTTATGGCAACTCAGGCCAGCGCGATTACGTTTTTATCTACACCAGGTCAGGCTTATCATGACGGAATGGGGTTTGTGCAATTCTATTTCGGATTGCCAATTGCTATGATTGTAATTTGTGTGACTTTTATTCCGCTTTATCATAAAAACAAGGTTTATACGGCTTATGAATTTCTAGAGAAACGTTTTGATGTTAAAACACGTTCATTGGCAGCAATTCTTTTTTTAGTGCAAAGAGGTTTAGGAACCGGATTGACTATTTATGCTCCAGCTATTATTTTATCAGCACTTTTGGGGTGGAATTTAACCTTAATGAATATAATTATCGGCCTTTTGGTTATTATTTATACCTTTTCAGGAGGAACAAAAGCCGTCAACGTAACACAGAAACAGCAAATGTTTGTGATTATGTCTGGAATGTTTATCACTTTTTTCCTGATTTTACATTACCTGCCAAATGATATGACTTTTACCAGCGCGATGCATATTGCGGGTGCAAATGATAAAATGAATATTGTTGATTTCTCTTTTGATCCGGAAGAAAAGTATACTTTTTGGAGTGGAATTACCGGAGGTTTTTTCCTTGCCCTCGCCTATTTCGGTACAGATCAGTCTCAGGTTGGTCGCTATTTATCCGGAAAATCAGTTCGTGAAAGTCAGATGGGATTAATCATGAATGGGCTTTTAAAAGTTCCAATGCAATTCTTTATTTTGTTGACCGGAGTTATGGTTTTTGTGTTTTTTCAATTCAATCCTGTTCCGTTAAATTTTAATCCGAATAATAAAATTGTTATTGAAAAATCAGCTTATAAGGAAGAATATCACGCTTTAGAAAAAAAACTGATTACACTTTCAGAAGATAAAAAAGTTATTAATTTATTGTACATCGATCAGCTCAATCAGGATTACGACAATCCTATTTTGCGTAAAGAATTAGTAGCTTTATCCAACAAGGAAAAAGATCTTCGTGATCGTGCCAAAGAAATCATTTCGAAAGCCGACAGCAACAGCGAAACCAATGATAAAGATTATGTTTTTTTCCATTTCATTTTGCATTATTTGCCAAAAGGATTGATAGGTTTATTGTTGGCGGTAATTTTATCGGCGGCAATGTCATCGACGGCTTCGGGACTAAATGCTTTGGCTTCTACAACGGCAATTGACATTTACAAACGAAATCTGAAAACCGAGAAATCGGAGAAACATTATCTGAATGCAACCAAATTCTTTACTCTATTTTGGGGAGTTATAGCCATACTTTTTGCCTGTGTTGGAACTTTATTTGAAAATTTAATTCAGTTGGTAAATATCATTGGTTCTATTTTCTACGGAACTGTTTTAGGAATCTTTTTGGTTGGGTTTTATCTTCGTCGCGTTCAGGCAAAGCCAATGTTTTACAGTGCCATTATCAGCCAAATTACCATTTTTATAATTTATTACTTCATGATTTATACTCAGGAAAAACTAGGTTATTTATGGCTGAATTTTATTGGCGCGATGTTGACAATAGTATTGGCTTTATTGATGCAGGTTTTGTTTTTTAAAGGAAAACCGGATGTTGAGGAAGTAGTTTTGGAGTAA
- a CDS encoding PIG-L family deacetylase, whose product MRKIQLQILLFFLTGISISFAQQPQKPSSVEIYNQIKKLNFLGSVLYVAAHPDDENTRLISYMANEMNARAGYLSLTRGDGGQNLIGPQLRELLGVIRTQELIEARKIDGGEQFFSRANDFGFSKTPDETLQIWDKDKVLADVVWTIRKFQPDVIINRFDHRSPGTTHGHHTSSAMLSVESFKLTNDAKIYPEQLKYVKPWEVKRQFFNPSWWFYGSQEKFEAANKSKFTKLETGVYYTGIGKSNQEIAALSRSRHQSQGFGSTGARGEETEYLELINGETPTERDNLFDGIDTSWNRVKNGKPIGELISKIISKYDFSNPSASIPDLVKAYTMIEALDDDHWKPLKATAIKNIIASCSGLYLEAVASEQEATPGSTIKLSLEVINRSPVEMQLTSVTSLPDNKTTVQNSILKNNNDQKSILQIQLPENLEYTQPYWLKEKASVGMYTVSNQENIGIPDIIREVKVVFNIKINGVEIPFERTVVYKYNDGVKGEMYNFLDIVPDVTTSISEKVLIFKDTKSKMIPVKVRAGKDAITGNLQLELPKSWVVSPKQIPFSLNKKGNDQTFYFEVTPPVNQEETVAKAIAIVDNKRFENDETVIDYSHITKQMVLKPAESKCIRIDLKTSGDAIAYIMGAGDEVPESLAQMGYKVTILKPEEITPEKLDSFSTVMTGVRAYNTVNALANKQKILFDFVKSGKNMIVQYNTYGRMVTDQIAPYPLKVSNDRVTEENAKITFLAPNHPVLNTPNKITEKDFQGWTQEQGLYYPNQYDPAFTPIISSHDKGESAKDGALLVAPYGKGYYIYTGLSFFRELPEGVAGAYRLLSNIISLKQPIEAPKQELKK is encoded by the coding sequence ATGCGAAAAATTCAGTTACAAATTCTTCTATTTTTTTTAACAGGAATTTCAATTTCTTTTGCACAACAACCACAAAAACCAAGTTCTGTTGAAATTTATAATCAAATAAAAAAACTTAACTTTTTAGGTTCTGTTTTATATGTTGCTGCTCATCCTGATGACGAAAATACACGTTTAATTTCGTATATGGCAAACGAAATGAATGCCAGAGCCGGTTATTTGTCATTAACGCGCGGAGATGGCGGTCAGAATTTAATTGGTCCGCAGTTGCGTGAATTGCTTGGTGTTATTAGAACGCAGGAATTAATTGAAGCCCGAAAAATTGATGGTGGAGAACAGTTTTTTTCGCGAGCAAACGACTTTGGTTTTTCAAAAACTCCGGATGAAACTTTACAAATCTGGGATAAAGATAAAGTCCTTGCTGATGTTGTTTGGACAATAAGAAAATTTCAGCCAGATGTAATCATTAATAGATTTGATCATCGTTCACCAGGTACAACACACGGGCATCATACATCATCAGCGATGTTGAGTGTCGAAAGTTTTAAATTAACAAATGATGCTAAAATATATCCTGAACAATTAAAATATGTAAAACCATGGGAGGTTAAAAGACAGTTTTTTAATCCGTCATGGTGGTTTTATGGAAGCCAGGAAAAATTTGAGGCTGCCAATAAATCGAAGTTTACTAAATTAGAAACGGGTGTTTATTATACCGGAATTGGAAAATCGAATCAGGAAATTGCCGCTTTAAGCCGCAGCCGTCATCAATCTCAAGGTTTTGGAAGTACAGGTGCCCGTGGTGAAGAAACAGAATATCTGGAACTTATTAATGGTGAAACTCCAACGGAAAGAGATAATTTATTTGATGGAATAGATACTTCATGGAACCGTGTTAAAAATGGAAAACCAATTGGAGAATTAATTTCAAAAATCATCTCAAAATATGATTTCAGCAATCCTTCAGCAAGTATTCCGGATTTGGTAAAAGCATATACCATGATTGAAGCTTTAGATGATGATCATTGGAAACCTCTAAAAGCTACAGCGATAAAAAATATTATTGCTTCTTGCTCCGGTTTATATCTTGAAGCTGTTGCCAGCGAACAGGAAGCAACTCCTGGAAGTACTATTAAATTAAGCCTTGAAGTTATTAATAGAAGTCCTGTTGAAATGCAGTTGACAAGTGTAACTTCTTTACCGGATAACAAAACAACTGTTCAAAATAGCATTTTAAAAAATAATAACGATCAGAAAAGTATTCTTCAAATTCAGCTTCCGGAGAATTTAGAATACACACAGCCGTACTGGCTTAAAGAAAAGGCAAGCGTTGGAATGTACACCGTTTCTAATCAGGAAAACATAGGGATTCCAGATATTATTAGAGAAGTAAAAGTCGTTTTTAATATAAAAATTAATGGTGTTGAGATTCCGTTTGAGCGAACTGTTGTTTACAAATACAATGATGGCGTAAAAGGCGAAATGTATAATTTTCTTGATATTGTACCAGATGTTACGACCTCAATTTCAGAAAAAGTATTAATTTTTAAGGATACCAAAAGTAAAATGATTCCGGTAAAAGTTCGTGCCGGAAAAGATGCTATCACAGGAAATCTACAATTAGAATTGCCAAAAAGCTGGGTGGTTTCGCCAAAACAAATTCCGTTTTCTTTAAATAAAAAAGGAAATGACCAAACTTTTTATTTTGAAGTTACTCCTCCGGTAAATCAGGAAGAAACTGTTGCAAAAGCGATTGCCATTGTTGACAACAAACGTTTTGAAAATGATGAAACAGTTATCGATTATAGCCACATTACCAAGCAAATGGTTTTAAAACCGGCTGAATCAAAATGCATCAGAATTGATTTAAAAACTTCTGGCGATGCCATCGCCTATATTATGGGTGCTGGTGATGAAGTTCCGGAAAGTCTAGCCCAAATGGGATATAAAGTTACCATTTTAAAACCCGAAGAAATTACACCTGAAAAACTAGATTCTTTCAGCACAGTTATGACTGGTGTACGCGCTTACAATACCGTAAATGCCTTAGCCAACAAGCAAAAAATACTTTTTGATTTTGTAAAAAGTGGTAAAAACATGATTGTACAGTATAATACATATGGCAGAATGGTAACCGATCAGATCGCACCTTATCCGTTAAAAGTATCAAACGATCGTGTAACTGAGGAAAATGCCAAAATAACATTTTTAGCGCCAAATCACCCTGTTTTAAATACGCCAAATAAAATCACTGAAAAAGACTTTCAAGGCTGGACACAAGAACAAGGTTTGTATTATCCAAACCAATATGACCCTGCCTTCACTCCTATTATATCGTCACACGATAAAGGCGAATCTGCTAAAGATGGTGCTTTATTAGTCGCTCCATACGGAAAAGGATACTATATTTACACTGGTTTAAGCTTTTTTAGAGAATTGCCGGAAGGTGTTGCGGGTGCATACCGATTGCTCTCCAATATCATTTCGCTAAAACAGCCTATAGAAGCTCCTAAACAAGAATTAAAGAAATAA
- a CDS encoding AI-2E family transporter produces MIRSIKLPFYAKLSLILVSLICFAVIFCLGQDIITPVLMAFLFAVLLLPIFTLLNVRLKFPRHLAAIICVLTFAAFIVGILVFISYQVKDIANDFDAIKKNTNYFISEVHKFVRENFHISIGEQKKYLDTVTKDSVKNGGAGTVGSAILSITDLLLDCTIIPIYTFLFLLYKDHFILFLAKLVNKEDHSALKDILSQIRLSINNYIVSLLLEMIVVSILTGLGLWIVGVKYFVLLGLITGILNLIPYIGITIAGVISLLASLTGTPETSVILSILLVNVIVQLIDNNLLVPLIINSKVEINAFVSIMGIIVGGAAAGISGMFLAIPLLAILKIIFDRIESLEPWGYLMGNHMPRKFTWRIRKPKIEAKVDQ; encoded by the coding sequence ATGATTCGTTCAATCAAATTGCCTTTTTATGCAAAACTTTCCCTTATACTTGTAAGTTTAATTTGTTTTGCTGTAATATTCTGTTTAGGACAAGATATTATTACACCCGTATTGATGGCCTTTTTATTTGCCGTTTTATTACTTCCAATTTTCACCTTATTAAATGTCAGGCTTAAATTTCCACGGCATCTTGCTGCAATAATTTGTGTCCTTACATTTGCCGCATTTATTGTTGGAATATTAGTTTTTATCTCTTATCAGGTTAAAGATATTGCCAACGATTTTGACGCTATAAAGAAAAACACCAATTATTTTATCAGTGAGGTTCATAAATTTGTAAGGGAGAATTTTCATATAAGCATTGGCGAACAAAAAAAATATCTTGATACCGTAACAAAAGATTCAGTAAAAAATGGAGGCGCTGGTACCGTCGGTTCGGCGATACTATCTATTACCGATCTTCTTTTAGATTGTACTATCATTCCTATTTACACTTTCTTGTTTCTGCTTTATAAAGACCATTTTATTCTTTTTCTGGCAAAATTGGTTAATAAAGAAGATCACTCTGCATTAAAAGATATTCTTTCACAAATTAGACTTTCAATAAATAATTATATCGTCAGCTTATTATTAGAAATGATTGTAGTTTCAATACTTACGGGTTTAGGCTTGTGGATTGTTGGTGTGAAATATTTTGTTTTGTTAGGATTAATAACCGGAATATTAAATTTGATACCTTATATAGGAATAACAATTGCCGGAGTAATTAGTCTTTTAGCGTCGTTAACCGGAACTCCTGAAACTTCGGTAATTTTAAGTATTTTACTTGTAAATGTTATTGTTCAGTTAATAGATAATAATCTTCTTGTGCCTTTAATCATTAATTCAAAAGTAGAGATCAATGCTTTTGTATCTATTATGGGAATTATTGTTGGTGGTGCTGCAGCAGGAATTTCGGGTATGTTTTTGGCAATTCCGTTATTGGCAATTTTAAAAATTATTTTTGACCGAATCGAGTCTTTAGAACCGTGGGGCTATTTAATGGGCAATCATATGCCTAGAAAATTTACGTGGCGGATTAGAAAACCTAAAATTGAAGCAAAAGTAGACCAATAA
- a CDS encoding mechanosensitive ion channel domain-containing protein: MFSFKEYSQEILTTVILLLTLVALRIIVAKLIRRYASSSQLLEHRTNLVIKYIHILMNILVAISLIIIWGVNTEDIFFTVSSVTTVIGVAMFAQWSILSNITSGMILFFSFPFKIGDTIKIHDKDFPIEAEIEDISAFHVNLRTKEGERIIFPNNLLLQKGISIMPTHYEDKEFFD, translated from the coding sequence ATGTTTTCTTTTAAAGAATATAGTCAGGAAATATTAACAACTGTAATACTTCTTTTAACTCTGGTGGCTTTAAGAATTATTGTTGCCAAATTGATTCGTCGCTACGCCAGCAGTAGTCAATTATTAGAACATCGAACAAATTTAGTAATCAAATACATTCATATTTTGATGAATATTTTAGTTGCGATAAGTTTGATTATAATTTGGGGCGTTAATACCGAGGATATTTTTTTCACGGTTTCCTCAGTTACAACTGTTATTGGCGTTGCAATGTTTGCGCAATGGTCTATTCTAAGTAATATTACTTCTGGAATGATTTTATTTTTTTCGTTTCCTTTTAAAATTGGGGACACAATTAAAATTCATGATAAAGATTTTCCAATTGAAGCTGAAATCGAAGATATTAGCGCTTTTCATGTTAACTTAAGAACCAAAGAAGGCGAAAGAATCATTTTCCCTAATAACTTATTACTCCAAAAAGGTATTTCCATAATGCCAACGCACTACGAAGATAAAGAGTTTTTTGATTAA
- a CDS encoding Maf-like protein: MLKEKLKKYTLILASGSPRRQQFFKDLDLDFEIRLKDVEEIYPPELKAVEITDFLAELKANAFKGELTENEILITSDTIVWHQNKALGKPKNAEEAFEMIKSMSNTTHEVFTSVCFKTNTTSTLLNDVTKVTFNDLSDEAILYYIENYKPYDKAGAYGIQEWFGFMAVAKVEGSYTNVMGLPTAKVYEYLSTLV; the protein is encoded by the coding sequence ATGCTTAAAGAAAAATTAAAAAAATATACCCTGATTCTGGCTTCTGGTTCGCCACGCAGACAGCAATTTTTCAAAGATTTAGATTTGGATTTCGAAATTCGACTGAAAGATGTTGAAGAAATTTATCCACCTGAATTAAAAGCGGTGGAAATCACTGATTTTTTAGCTGAATTAAAAGCAAATGCCTTTAAAGGTGAACTGACAGAAAATGAAATATTAATAACCAGCGACACCATTGTATGGCATCAGAATAAAGCTTTAGGGAAACCTAAAAATGCTGAAGAAGCTTTTGAAATGATCAAATCAATGTCGAATACCACTCACGAAGTTTTTACATCAGTTTGTTTTAAAACCAACACTACTTCTACTCTTTTAAATGATGTTACTAAAGTAACTTTCAATGATTTATCTGACGAAGCTATTTTATACTATATAGAAAATTATAAACCTTACGACAAAGCCGGAGCATATGGCATTCAGGAATGGTTTGGTTTTATGGCAGTTGCAAAAGTTGAAGGCTCTTACACCAATGTTATGGGATTACCGACAGCAAAAGTTTACGAATATTTGAGTACTTTAGTGTAA